TGGTCAAACCGAGGGCCACGCCCAGGATGGCGAGGACGGCCCCCACCATCGCCATGCTCTCGCCTGTCAGGCGGACCAGGCGGGGCCAGGGCAGCTCGCGGTGGATCAGTCCCTCGACCACCAGCACGACCACGGCCGTCACCGCCGCCGCCTCGGCCGCCGTGACCAGCCCGCCGTAGATGAGGATGAGGACGAGGGGCGGGATGGGCAGCTCCCAGGCCGCCTCGCGCAGGGCGGCCCTCAGTTCCGCCCAGGAGAAGGGTGGGCGGGCCACCCGGGCCCGCTGGGCCACGAACATGGCATAGGCGCCGAGGATGACCAAGATGAGAAGGCCAGGCAGCAGGGCGGCGCGGAAGAGGGCGTCCACGCTGACGCCGGCGATCAGTCCGTAGAGGATGAGGGGCAGGCTGGGGGGAAAGAGCAAGCCGAGGCTGCCCGAGGTGGTCATCAGGCCCAGGGAGAAGCGCTCCGGGTAGCCCTCCTTCAGCAGCACGGGAAAGAGCAGGCCGCCCAGGGCGATGATGGTCACGCCGCTGGCGCCGGTGAAGGCCGTGAAGAGGGCGCAGGCGAGCAGGCTGACCAGGGCGAGGCCGCCCGGCAGCCAGGAGAGGGCGGCGTGGCTGAGGCGGACGACGCGGCGCGGCAGACCCGACTCCGCCATGACGAAGCCGGCGAAGGTGAAGAGGGGGATGGCCACCAGGACGGGTTGGGAGGCCATGCGGTAGAGTTCGATGATGATGGCGGCCGGATCGATCCCCTCCGCCCCGAAGGCGATGAGGGCGATCCAAGCGATCAGCACGAAGAGGGGCAGGCCGAGCAGGGCCGCCAGGCTGAGACCCAGGATGGTCATGCCGCCTTGCCCGCCACCGGAGCCTCCACCGGCTCCCCATCCCCCGCTTCGGCGCCAGGGGGATCCACCCAGCGCAAGGGCATGTTGAGGGCGAAGTGGAAGGCCATCAGGAAGAAGCCGGCGGGGATCACCGCCTGCAGGGGCCAGGCCGGCCAGGGCTGCCCGGCCAGGGCACCCAGCACGGACCAGTCCGGCCAGGCGAGGGGATCGAGCAGGTCGCCGAACTCCCGCGTTTGTCCGACGAAATCCCGCGCGGCCAGGGCCAGGCGGGCGCAGATCCAGGCCGAGAGGCCGTCGAGGACCATGCCCGTCCAGCGCCCCACCGTCGGGGAGAGCAGGCGGCCCAGGGCATCGATGCGGATGTGGCGGGAACGGGCGGCGGCCAGGCCGGCGCCCACCATGCCGATCCAGAGGACGAAATGGCGGATCAGCACTTCGCCCCAGTCCAAGCCGCCCTGGAACTGGCGCAGCACCACCTGCAGAAAGGACAGGACCATCAGCAGCGCGAGCAGGACGAGCAGCAGCATCGCCTCCGCGCGATCAAGGGCGGCTCGCAGTCGGACCAGGCTGTGCAGGACGCGGCTCATCAGGGCTGGGCGCGACGGGCCCGGATGAGCACCCGCGCCCGCTCCAGCAGGGCGGCATCGTAGAGGGAACCGGCCAGTTTGTCCTGGACGCGGATGCCGAT
This DNA window, taken from bacterium, encodes the following:
- a CDS encoding TRAP transporter large permease subunit, with amino-acid sequence MTILGLSLAALLGLPLFVLIAWIALIAFGAEGIDPAAIIIELYRMASQPVLVAIPLFTFAGFVMAESGLPRRVVRLSHAALSWLPGGLALVSLLACALFTAFTGASGVTIIALGGLLFPVLLKEGYPERFSLGLMTTSGSLGLLFPPSLPLILYGLIAGVSVDALFRAALLPGLLILVILGAYAMFVAQRARVARPPFSWAELRAALREAAWELPIPPLVLILIYGGLVTAAEAAAVTAVVVLVVEGLIHRELPWPRLVRLTGESMAMVGAVLAILGVALGLTNYLVDMEIPQRMLEWMETWIGSRWAFLLALNLFLLVVGCLMDIFSAIIVVVPLIVPVAASFGVDPLHLGVIFLANLEIGYMTPPVGL
- a CDS encoding TRAP transporter small permease subunit, which produces MSRVLHSLVRLRAALDRAEAMLLLVLLALLMVLSFLQVVLRQFQGGLDWGEVLIRHFVLWIGMVGAGLAAARSRHIRIDALGRLLSPTVGRWTGMVLDGLSAWICARLALAARDFVGQTREFGDLLDPLAWPDWSVLGALAGQPWPAWPLQAVIPAGFFLMAFHFALNMPLRWVDPPGAEAGDGEPVEAPVAGKAA